A single Calypte anna isolate BGI_N300 chromosome 5A, bCalAnn1_v1.p, whole genome shotgun sequence DNA region contains:
- the PLEKHD1 gene encoding pleckstrin homology domain-containing family D member 1 — translation MFASKSSSVSPSPSMEQADSDALDISTKVQLYGVLWKRPFGRQSAKWSRRFFIIKESFLLYYAESEKKSFESNKYFNIHPKGVIPLGGCIVEPKEEPNMPYAIKISHEDFHGNIVLAAESEFEQAQWLEMLQESGKVTWKNAQLGEAMIESLEAQGLQLAKEKQEYLDKLMEETEELCLQREQKEELERLNQILEAEKHRFEEVVRELRLEQEQIRRELELTAHSLKGVEEEKKELRSLTQSLQNNLEELSLEKQQMLEMLEENESQLPPPTSPSKEQGPIWGLHCSLQEIEQKMQQLLEEKLLAEKRMKENEERSRALEEERAFYSSQSQALQNSLSELTAEKQQTERDLKAEVKVRMDLEKRLREAEEALQSLEQGLNSLDRNKEKDEKMKADVSNLRKFFEECIRNAELEAKMPVIMKNSVYIHKAATRRIKSCRFHRRRTSASWNDLKQSQSFIFSHTEPENIEELKEAAKRLSQDHQFRETLYQIMRSQKDSAFGDEK, via the exons ATGTTTGCTTCAAAATCCAGCTCCGTatccccttctccctccatgGAGCAGGCAGATTCAGATGCTCTGGACATCAGCACCAAAGTGCAGCTTTACGGTGTGCTCTGGAAGAGACCTTTTGGGAGGCAGTCAGCCAAATGGTCCAGGAG GTTCTTCATCATTAAAGAAAGTTTCCTGCTCTACTATGCTGAGAGTGAGAAGAAGAGCTTTGAAAGCAATAAATACTTCAACATCCACCCTAAG GGTGTCATACCCCTAGGAGGTTGCATCGTAGAGCCCAAAGAAGAGCCCAACATGCCTTATGCCATCAAGATCTCTCATGAAGACTTCCAT GGTAACATTGTTCTAGCAGCCGAATCAGAGTTTGAGCAGGCTCAGTGGCTGGAGATGCTACAGGAGTCTGGAAAAGT GACCTGGAAGAATGCCCAGCTGGGAGAAGCCATGATTGAGAGCCTGGAAGCCCAAGGACTGCAGCTGGCCAAGGAGAAACAGGAATATTTAG ATAAGCTcatggaagaaacagaagagctgtGTCTGCAGAGGGAGCAAAAAGAG GAACTTGAGCGTCTGAACCAGATCCTGGAGGCAGAGAAGCACAGGTTTGAAGAGGTGGTACGGGAGCTGCGGCTGGAGCAGGAACAGATCAGGAG GGAGCTGGAGCTCACAGCCCACTCCCTTAAAGgagtggaggaagaaaaaaaagagttgcgAAGCCTGACACAGTCCTTACAGAACAACCTAGAG GAACTCTccttggaaaagcagcaaatgctggagatgctggaagaaaatgagagcCAGCTCCCACCTCCAACCAGccccagcaaggagcagggcCCTATCTGGGGACTGCACTGCAGCCTACAAGAGATTGAACAGAAGATGCAGCAACTTCTGGAGGAGAAACTCCTGGCAGAAAAGAG GATGAAGGAGAATGAGGAGCGGTCCCGAGCCCTGGAGGAGGAGCGGGCGTTTTACTCTTCCCAGTCCCAAGCTCTGCAGAACTCACTCTCGGAGCTgactgcagagaagcagcagacgGAGAGAGACCTCAAG GCTGAGGTGAAGGTTCGCATGGATCTGGAGAAGAGACTGAGAGAAGCTGAGGAAGCATTGCAGAGCTTGGAGCAGGGCTTAAATTCTTTGGATCGCAACAAGGAGAAAGATGAGAAGATGAAAGCAGATGTCAGTAACTTGAGAA AGTTCTTTGAAGAGTGCATCCGCAATGCTGAGCTGGAGGCCAAGATGCCTGTGATCATGAAGAACTCTGTGTACATCCACAAGGCTGCCACTCGTCGCATAAAGAGCTGCCGCTTCCACCGCCGGAGAACCAGCGCTTCCTGGAATGACT TGAAGCAGTCCCAGTCCTTCATCTTCTCGCACACAGAACCTGAAAATATTGAGGAGCTGAAAGAAGCAGCCAAAAGACTGAGCCAGGACCATCAGTTCAGGGAAACTCTCTACCAAATAATGAGATCACAAAAGGATTCTGCTTTCGGGGATGAAAAGTGA